atatttatggtgataacctaataaccctcattttatggatgaaaaatatcattttacggaacagaatatcattttatggaataaaagtatcattttatgcatgctgaaaaaatatcattttatcgtgtataaatatcatttttagtaaaaatgatacttttgacccataaaatgatagggttattaggttatcacataaatatgagttatgatatgatcgcacccctatatatatatataaatgtatgtGTGTACATGCTGGACTATATATAAACCCTTGAAAGTATTTAAGATACCATGATAGATGAACTTGTGAAaaccatttcttttattttttttgttcactGTCAAATATCTCAAGCTATCATGAATTTCACAGCCTGTGACTGATCTACGTAGACCCTCATACTAGCACCCTTGTATTTTTGCAGTTGTTGTTTCTCCTCATGGAATGCGTGGGAAGCTCACGGGATGTTGTCCTGGTGATCTTGTCAAGCAAGTGTTTTTGAGGTTGTTATAATTACTTCTCTATGTGTatctgaattttatttatatttaccttttcagTTGCTTCCTCCTTTAACAATTGAACTTATGGTCCTCtattgtttaatttctttctgGAAATTTGTTTCATGTGTCATAAATGTACAGCTCCGGAAAGTTTAGAGATCCAAATGGAACTTCAGGTCTTCCTTTCAAAGTTGCTCGAGGATCTGGACTGCCAACTCAACAAAGGGGACAAAACTGCTTTGTTGAAGTGACCCTTGGTTGTCAAGAAAAGCTGGTGCGGGATAGTGCGAACTTGCACAGTAACTCTTCTCAGCCTCATGGCACTGAGTCTCCAGCTTCTAAAATATGTAATCAGAGGTGGCCTTTAGACAAGCTTCcaatttgtgaaaaaaagttTGTCTATCCAACAGAGGCTGTTCTTGTTCCAGTTATGCAGACATCTTTTGCAAGATCATCTTTGAAAAGGTATTACTATGATCAATGAAGTATGGAAATTTCTGATCTAAATAGTCTTCTGTGGAGGGTTGGATCTTTTGGTAATTTATTGACTTAGAAACAATTGGGATCTCATTAGTACGTAGCTCATGATCCGGTTTGGGGTGGTTATTCTTCTCTCATCAATTATTCTTTGTAGGCCaataatacatttttattatcaaaattaaattgtctGATTGCATTACAatagaataatttttaatagacGAAGAAGAGTACTAATGTAAATCAATTATGAAGTTGAAATTGGAGCATCAAGAATAAGAGACAAGGTCTATATctttaatattcttttttaccTATTGTGTGATTATTTATTCACCACAAGGAAGATAGAAGCATCATTTATGGCATCATCATGATCATAGGCAATACATCAAGATATTTTCCTAAATATTTCAGGCTTGACGGGATAGCCTAAAAACTGAAGGTTTAAAGTTACAACCATATTATTATCGCTTGAAATCTAGGACAATTGTCCCGGACCTGTCACCCGTCAGGCCAAATGGGTCCACTcgaattgacatccctaaccctAGACAGTACATGCAAATGCATTTACTCACACTGTTTTTGTACTTTTCAGATTCTGGCTACAAAATTGGGCTGGACCGTCTTTGTCAGCTTCATCACTTGTTATGCATTGGTTAGCCCTAAAGTTTCTCTATTTATCATCTGATTTCCATATCTTTTATTGTAGGCCATCCCTGAAGTTGTGCTTTTAATCAGTTTTGATTTTGGCAGTGATGACAAAGTTGATTCAATGGATGGATCTTCTCTTGAACCAAGTGGAACTCGTTCTTACCATGGTTAtcgtagtagtagtaatagtaatagtagtagCTATGGCAGCATGAGTAGTTCCTCCAGTGACAGTGATCGCAAGGTCCTGGGAACTCGTGATCTGGAGGCAGATGCAGATTCTTTAATGTCCAGACAGTCTGGTTTATCTTCCTTGGGTCAGATGCAGAATGATGTCCTTCAATTGGTAACTTTATTTTTCCCTTATAATAGTTGACTAGAAAACGCAAggatctttattttctttttaaaactCTATTATCTTGTAGTTTCATGTTCTTTAGCTTTGTCATATACTGACCAAAATTTGCTTGTTTCCTATGAGAACTGAGTTtgtttagttatttatatttgaaattttagtatatatattttcacttcctgatttagtaatttttctttgatgtgacttttttaactttataGATTGAAAAGCTTTGCATTTGAAgcatctcattttttcatttccatttccTGCTCAGGGTTCTAAAAGGCCACGAAGTGGGACTTCAGAGTCATTTGGTCAAGCAGGCATGGTTTTGAATCCTTCCATGACTGATTATGGTACCATGGAAGCCAATATATCTATTAATGGGgctgcaaatgaaaatgttggaTCTCAGTGGGGATGGGACGATGATGATAGAGGCATGGGGATGGATATTCAAGCACTACTATCAGAGTTTGGTGATTTTGGTGACTTTTTTGAGAATGATGCTTTGCCACTCGGGGAGGTAATTCTATATCTTTTATATGCTCTCTTGGATATAGTAATACCAGACGACCTATTTGGCTGGCTGGGAAATGCTGATTTCTAGAGCTAGGAAGCGAACCAGGCCttgcatttcatttattaatctTGAGTGATTGAGGTCTTTATTGGTGTCCAGTTCTGGGTTGATTATAGATTGTTTGTGTATATTTAGTCATTTAGTGTCATTCATTATCATCTTAATTCTGAAGTTCAGCAAAAagcaatcaatttttttatttggccGTGTGGTAGAAAACATTAGGTGATCTTTACATTGTGTGTTCTTTTTTGAGGTACGATGTGAACTTGAATTATCCTTTACAAACTTTCTTGACAGTTGCGTCGCTTTTTCAGCAAGTAAGCTTAACCTTTTCAATAACAAAAGCTgtgtttccttttttatacAATGAAGCCTCCAGGGACTGCTGAGTCTCAAGTTCTCATGTTTCCTGCGCCTGATGGTGGTGAGTTGTGTAGCAGCCCCAGCACCTCAGTGATGGATGTGCCAGATCGAATGCTTGTATCGACAGGTTTTCCAACCTTTGATAACTTCAACCAACTAAATGCTCCTGATTCTGTGGAAGATTCAGTCATCAAAAACCAAGAAACCACAAAGAGTTCTGCTCCCAGTCAAGTTACTTGTATGCTGCCATCTTCCAATATTGAGTTTGATCACGTCGTAAAGGCTGAAGCACTGATGTCATTTGCCCCAGAATATGGGGGTGTGGAAGCCCCTAACAGTGAGATCTCCTCTGTTATTTTCCGAAGCCCCTACATTCCTAGATCTTGCAAAGTGGATTCTGCATCAAGCTCAAGTCATTATGTATACTCTGCAACACCTCCTTCCCCTTGCTGTAATGGATCTCATGAGAAGTCCACCTTGCCAAGTGAGAAAGCTTGTACAGAAAAGAAAGAACTGTGTTCTGcatttaaatcaaaaaaatactacacaCATGTTGAAAGAGGAAAGCAGCAAACTGGTGCAAGTCATAATAGTCTTAGCAAAAGTGAAGTTGGAGGTTCATCAGCACAGTTTTTTGGTTTGAGCCAAGCAGATGTCAAACCTATCTCAGCTAAAGCAAGTGACAGCTCACAAAAAGGAGATAATTGTCTCCCATCCGCTAGGACTGTCCTTGCAACAGAGACTGAATGCTTAGTGTGCCAGGTTTCCATGTGTAGGCTGCGACATACATTGCTTTCTTCCAGCAACATTTCATCTTCTAGTCTGAGTGGATTATCTTGTAGCAGCACTCAAAATCTAGGTCATAATGATTCAAGCACCATGGTGGACAATATGTCATGCAAATCTGAgttgaaaaagaaagaatcaATTCCTGTTAGGATAGCTGGTGATGTAGATGGTGGAATGCTAGATGGATCTTTGACTGCACCAGTTGGGGTCTGGCGTTCTGTTGGAATTCCTAAAGTTGCTAAGACAGGTTCATCAAATATGGAGGTCTGCCCTTCCATTCCACATAATTCATTCATGGAAGAAAGTATGCTTTCATACGGACTACGGCAGCCACTCCAGGAACTTCTTGATGGTATCGCATTCCTTGTTCAGCAAGCTACTTCATTTGTTGATGTGGCTCTGGATGCTGATTGTGGTGATGGTCCATATGGGTGGCTTGCACTTCAAGAGCAGAGGAGGCGTGGATTTTCATGTGGACCCTCTATGGTACATGCTGGCTGTGGGGGTCTTTTGGCTTCTTCCCATTCCCTGGACATTGCTGGAATGGAGCTTGTTGATCCACTCTCAGTTGATGTGAGATATGGTTATTTGTTTCAATTCATgctgattttttattattgagaaGTTCTATTCATCCAGACAAGAAAGGCCGCCATTCTCTTTCCTGCTGGCCCTTTTACCTTTACTATATTTCATTCGTTAGTTTTCCTGAACGGTTGGCTCTTTTGAAATGTGTACTTCCTACTCTGTGTGATGCACATGCATGAGTGGGTGCACTCCTTTCTTGTTTAATTAGATGGGGAACACAGAATATTGTGGTTCTTATGTGTTAACCTTTATTTCCTAGAGCTCTAATTTTCGTTGCTGAGTAAGTACATTTACTGTATTGTGGGTAGGTCATTGCTGATGAAAGTAACGTACCTCAGCACTGGTTTTCCTTTGAGCACCTTTAATAAATGGATCAGCAGAACTACGTGTATTGTACCCTTTATGATCACAAAGACCTTAAGATTTCAATGAATTTTCTATTCAATAGTATGCTGCTACTCTGCACATCTGGTCATTATTGGGCTTGTTCTGACTGTTGAAAGATGGGCTTTATGCATGTAGTAGATAGCTTCTGTATagtattgtaattttatttggtgTAATGTCAGTGAACTCAGCATCATGaaagtacatattcttttttatcatttgtATGCTTTTCATTAGTATGTCGCGGGAGCTTCTCAGACTATACACGACTCTTATGAAAATCTATTGTCATGTTCAGGTCCAGGCATCTTTAACAATTGGTTTGCTTCAGTCTGACATAAAAGAAGCGTTGAAATCTGCTTTTAGCAATGCAGATGGCCCTCTTTCTGTTATGGATTGGTGTAGGGGCCGTAACCCATCCAATGAATCGGCGATGACTTATGATGGACACTCTGCGGAGTCTATTGCTAGTGCAAGTGAATGCCGAGATTCTTCTAGTACAGTAACTTTATCTGTTGGAGATCCCATGAGCCCATCTCTGACCTCTGCTGGTGGAGCATCTGGGCTCAAAGGTATTATGCTTATAGTTCAATGATTCTTTCAccttattttacattttgaatAGTAATTCAGTTGCCATTATAGGTGATGGAACCAGAGGGGATGATGGAGGTACTTCTCTGATGGAGTCAGATCAGCAACACTGCTCACGGATACGGCCTACACTATCTGTTGTTCCATTTCCATCAATACTTGTTGGGTATGCATGATATCCTTGTATATTTGGTATATGTTTAAGCCAGTAGCTTAACATTTTAATCCACATGCCACCAGAGTTTGGGCTTTAGGATGCATATTGTACCTTCTTTTTTTGTTACATAGAATATGTGATGATTTCATTATATGCATAGGTACCAAGATGATTGGCTCAAAACCTCAGCCGGTTCCTTGCAACTCTGGGAAAAGGCTCCTCTGGAACCTTATGCAACTGTGAAACATGTAAGACTGGTTAATCTGTTTGTTTATAAACTTTGATGGTCCTGtgctctttcttctttttgtttcaTTCTCTGGTGTTAACAAGGCCTGGAAACTGcctttttgacttttgattttcaGTTTGATACTATAACTGATTTACATATTTCCTTGTCTCTCTTGTAGATGAGCTACTACGTAGTATGCCCAAATATTGATCCACTTACAACAGCTGCTActgatttttttcttcagcTTGGAACTGGTTAGTATCATTTGTGTTCAGTATTCAGCCAAAATATTCTTCATGCGCTTACAATGAGTTTTAGATATATAATCTTGAGAAGTATCTAATATGATACTCTGATATTTTGccaacaatttatatattatcataatatGACATCTGTCTGTcataaatcaaacaaagaaagTAATGGCAGATTTTGCAATCTTGAGCTAAAACTTTTATATGCTCCTCAATATTGCTTGTTCAACATTCTGAAGAACTTAGCCactttattatttcagttGGTTATGAAAATAAGctgttttattactttttatgTGAACCTAGTTGCTTTCTGTAACTGTAGGTTCTTTAtttgaggttttatttttgctGGCTCTAGTTCTTTAATGCACATACATTAGCTGTAATTTGGTTTCACTATAAGATTTGTTCCTTCACATGAGCTAACTCCTATATTTTTCTCTCGCTAGCTTAAAAAGTCCTATCCTACTTGTGTTTTCTGGGTCAGATATCTAAAATTCCCAATCTCTCCctctcccctctctctctctcaatttcaGTTTATGAAACCTGCAAGCTGGGAACACATGCACCCCAAAGTCTGGGAAATGAGATGGATATAGATTCCAAGAAAATATCACCTGGTTTTGCTCTTCTTGATTGCCCTCAATCAATGAAGATAGATACCAACAATGCATCTATGTTGGGATCAATCAGTgattatttccttttcctaTCAAATGGCTGGGACCTGACTAGTTATTTAAAGACTCTTTCTAAGGTTCTTAAGACCTTGAAATTTGGTTCGTCTGTGCCAGTGAATTCCAAGGAAGGAAATGGTGGACCATGCACTGTAAGTTCTGAACTCTGCAAATTTTTATGCTACTTACATCCTCTTTATACAGCACCTTTGCATTTGCAATCCGACCCTGTATTTCATCTTAGTACGAATGTGTTCTGTTTGCTACTGCAAATCAAGGCATATAGTGGTTCAATACATCTTTAATGTCCAGATGAATAGGAAAGATGCATAACTTTTTGGGGCTGTCACCACTCGTCATTTCAGTCTTGTTAGATTTAccatttgattttcttttctgtatATGCTGCATGATATTCTTAAGGATTGCAAAAGATTGGCTCTTTTAACAATTTTACTTAAATGCAGAGTTGAGATGTTCCATGATATGAGtattctcttcatttttgaagtatattgttattttgattattagtGTTCTCCTTTGCCCTTCTTCCTCACATTATAAATTCATGGAGTGGATAGGCATTTCAATAATGGTTTGGAGTTTCATTCACGTTCATTGAATCAGGTTGTTTATGTGGTCTGCCCCTTCCCAGAGCCTCTTGCAGTCCTACAGACTGTGGTTGAAGCTTCGATTGCTATTGGATCAGTGATTCGATCTTCTGATAAAGAAAGGAGATCCATGATGCACAATCAAGTTGCAAAAGCTTTGAGTTACCCAGCTTCTGTAGATGAatcattttcaaatgttttaaCTCTTACAGGATTTAGCATCCCAAAGATTGTATTGCAGATTGTGACTGTAGATGCCATATTTAGGGTTACTAGCCCCAAGCTAAATGAGCTGATCATTCTAAAGGAAATTGCTTTCACTGTTTACAATAAGGCTCGACGAATTTCACGGGGAGCATCTGGTGAGACAATGTCATCATTATCTGTGCCAGGGGCTTCTCATTCAGTCTTGATGCAAATGTCTCCGTCAGTTCCTGGTATGTGGAAGGATTGTGTTGGTTCTCGAATTGGAGGACCTCCTCTTCAGAGAGAGAGTGAACTTGATACAAGCATGAGACAGGGTGCTTGGGACAACTCTTGGCAGACAGTAAGGAGTGGGGGGATTGGAGCAGATCCCAGCAGAACTGGAGATATCTTTCCTCTGGATGATATTCGTTGTTTGTTTGAACCACTTTTTATTCTTGCAGAACCTGGATCCATTGAGCGTGGGCTTTCACCCTTTTTTGGTAATTCGGCAGATTCATTAAAGCTGTCAGATGATTGCACAAGTACTAGCTTTGTGCAAAATTCTACTTCTGCAGTAACTGGGGATAATGGTCCTGTTTCTCAGCATGATTCCTTGGATTCAGATGGTTTGACATCTGGCCACCAAAAATCAATCCCAAGTCTGCATTGTTGTTATGGGTGGACTGAGGATTGGCGCTGGATGGTGTGCATATGGACAGATTCAAGGGGAGAATTGCTTGACAGTTGTGTTTACCCCTTCGGAGGAATCAGTAGTCGGCAAGACACAAAGGGTCTGCAGTCCCTTTTTGTCCAAATACTACAACAAGGATGCCAGATTCTTCAAGCTTGTTCTCCTGATGCTGGTGTAGCTAAGCCTAGAGATCTCGTGATTACACGTATTGGATGCTTTTTTGAGCTCGAGTGCCAGGGTACTGAATTAACTTTACATTTGCTAAACCAACTTATTAGCAGTTTTCCTGTACTGAGCTCTTCgattattatgtttatttctgCATCAGAATTGTTGGATAACGTTTAGAGTAAGACACTATGTTTCTGGTTTTCGTAGTATCCTAGTTGATTAAgattttgaaagaaattttGAACGATTGTTTGAGTGGTTTTCACCTCAAAAAGTGCCTTCTTTTTGCAGAGTGGCAGAAAGCTTTATATTCAGCTGGGGGTTCTGAGGTGAAAAAGTGGTCTCTGCAGCTCCGTCGTTCCCTTCCTGATGGAATGCCAGCTGGCAGCAACGGAAATTCTTTACAACAGCAGGAGATGAGTTTAATGCAAGAGCGGGCACTgccttcttcaccaagtacaTTGTACAGTCCTCATTCTAAATCTTCCTCATTCATGAAAGGTGGCATCGCACAACCTTCCTCGAGGAAGCAGCTAATGGGTGGGCATGCAGTGTTAGACAATTCAAAAGGCTTATTGCAATGGGTACAGAGCATCAGTTTTGTCTCAGTCTCGATTGATCATTCATTACAACTTGTGTTACAAGCAGATTCATCTCCTGGTACTTATCAGTTCACTTTGACTCTTTGCTTTAGATTTGTATCTCAATGAGATTCATCAATGTTTTAAGTGCCCATTTAATGTCTGTGTTTCTACTTTCTAGCATGCTAAGTCCTGGAATGTGAAGTGTCTTAAAATCTCTCTGGACTTTGACGGTTGTCAGGACTTGAATTTCTAGGCTTGTGCTTGTGTCTGACTCCAAAAAGTTTGGTGATTGAAATATGGGTTTTTCTCGTTCTTACATTTGTTGGCGTGTGAATGATCTTTTATCTATGTTAATCCTATTTCAACCTACAAGCTATATACTCCTGTTGGAAGTTTCTTCAGCCAAGCTGTATTTTTTCCTAATAATCCACGTTGTTGCAGGGTCAAGTCAAGGTAGTGCTACTTCAGGTCTGTCAGGCTATCTTGAAGGATACACACCTGTGAAGTCCCTTGGGTCTACATCAGCTTCCTACCTTTTAGTCCCTTCACCGAGCATGCGATTTCTGCCTCCTTCTGTTCTTCAGCTCCCTACATGTCTCACTGCAGATTCCCCGCCTCTCGCCCATCTTCTACATAGCAAAGGATCTGCAATTCCCCTGTCCACGGGTTTTGTCGTTTCAAAAGCAGTACCTTCAATGAGGAGAGATGCCAGGAGTTTATCAAAAGAAGAATGGCCTTCAGTTCTCTCTGTTAGTTTAATTGATTATTGTGGAGGTAACGTTGTCAGCCAAGAGAAGTCAGGGAAGGGTGCCAATAAGCCTGTGGGGCGAGGTGTGAGCTCTGAATCCAAAGATATCGAGGTGGAAACGCACATCATACTAGATACAATAGCAGCAGAACTCCATGCTTTGTCCTGGATGACTGCTAGCCCAGCATACTTGGAGAGAAGATCTGCTTTGCCTTTCCATTGTGACATGGTTCTGAGACTCAGAAGGCTTCTCCATTTCGCAGATAAGGAACGCTCCCGGCTTCCAGAGAAGGCTCCGACATGACATAGAGGTATTGTTCGTTCGACCTTTCATAATGTACAATGTACATAATTCAATCTCAGCTTGTGTGTAATGAGGCGGTGTGCAGCCATCACTTGTAGACTTGTAGTTACAAGGATCGATAAGCATCTAGATAGGATCGCCCCTTTTGTCGTTCCATCAGCATAGTCTTGACTTGTAGAGATCGAAactaatgttagtggaatcaCATAGTGAGATGCGTAAATAGTTTATAGAGATGCAGATTAAACATTTTTGGCATTCAATTATGTACTATATTTCCATGGTGGAGCATAATGAATGTAAGTTGGTAACACCCACCACCATTGATTGACTGTGGAAACGAATGATGGAACTTGTGCTTTTGTTTCATGGTGTAACATCTAGAACTTTGATTTTCAGTTAttattgttgatttatttttattattttgtgtcattaatattattatttcaattgtttGAGTTAATGATAATTCTAAATTTAtgcaataatatattattagtaatgaCTAGTGTATACATTCTCTGTCGCGAGTCCGGACAAGGTTGCTTTCCCtggttttgtttgtttcctTGGATATTATGTGGTTATTCGAGTTTAAGGctagttggctaaaaacttaATCATTGAAAAATCACTAATTAGTTCTTAAAGATATATTCTTACATGGAGAAATGCTAAAACCATTTAtgggtttgtgttaaaatgacaacacctcttaaagtgacattGTGACACCATGTATttagcaatattataaacgctacacaagaATAGTA
The nucleotide sequence above comes from Salvia hispanica cultivar TCC Black 2014 chromosome 5, UniMelb_Shisp_WGS_1.0, whole genome shotgun sequence. Encoded proteins:
- the LOC125187334 gene encoding mediator of RNA polymerase II transcription subunit 13 isoform X1, producing the protein MWTNIFKIGGLHRISWFQFLPNEFDFSALPDKSVKVDPKDAAMSAVLSAHLQLQKEGFLSAWTNSFVGPWDPSQGLHNPDEKIKLWLFLPGQHSSINEKAQHAVAKLRVLASGFWVSPGDSEEVASAISQALRNRIERALRGFSYIRFGDVFSKYQPFTQNEELFRRGQPVAEFIFAATEETIFVHVIISAKHVRALSNGDIEPFLSSSSRHTNDQISVVVSPHGMRGKLTGCCPGDLVKQVFLSSGKFRDPNGTSGLPFKVARGSGLPTQQRGQNCFVEVTLGCQEKLVRDSANLHSNSSQPHGTESPASKICNQRWPLDKLPICEKKFVYPTEAVLVPVMQTSFARSSLKRFWLQNWAGPSLSASSLVMHCFDFGSDDKVDSMDGSSLEPSGTRSYHGYRSSSNSNSSSYGSMSSSSSDSDRKVLGTRDLEADADSLMSRQSGLSSLGQMQNDVLQLGSKRPRSGTSESFGQAGMVLNPSMTDYGTMEANISINGAANENVGSQWGWDDDDRGMGMDIQALLSEFGDFGDFFENDALPLGEPPGTAESQVLMFPAPDGGELCSSPSTSVMDVPDRMLVSTGFPTFDNFNQLNAPDSVEDSVIKNQETTKSSAPSQVTCMLPSSNIEFDHVVKAEALMSFAPEYGGVEAPNSEISSVIFRSPYIPRSCKVDSASSSSHYVYSATPPSPCCNGSHEKSTLPSEKACTEKKELCSAFKSKKYYTHVERGKQQTGASHNSLSKSEVGGSSAQFFGLSQADVKPISAKASDSSQKGDNCLPSARTVLATETECLVCQVSMCRLRHTLLSSSNISSSSLSGLSCSSTQNLGHNDSSTMVDNMSCKSELKKKESIPVRIAGDVDGGMLDGSLTAPVGVWRSVGIPKVAKTGSSNMEVCPSIPHNSFMEESMLSYGLRQPLQELLDGIAFLVQQATSFVDVALDADCGDGPYGWLALQEQRRRGFSCGPSMVHAGCGGLLASSHSLDIAGMELVDPLSVDVQASLTIGLLQSDIKEALKSAFSNADGPLSVMDWCRGRNPSNESAMTYDGHSAESIASASECRDSSSTVTLSVGDPMSPSLTSAGGASGLKGDGTRGDDGGTSLMESDQQHCSRIRPTLSVVPFPSILVGYQDDWLKTSAGSLQLWEKAPLEPYATVKHMSYYVVCPNIDPLTTAATDFFLQLGTVYETCKLGTHAPQSLGNEMDIDSKKISPGFALLDCPQSMKIDTNNASMLGSISDYFLFLSNGWDLTSYLKTLSKVLKTLKFGSSVPVNSKEGNGGPCTVVYVVCPFPEPLAVLQTVVEASIAIGSVIRSSDKERRSMMHNQVAKALSYPASVDESFSNVLTLTGFSIPKIVLQIVTVDAIFRVTSPKLNELIILKEIAFTVYNKARRISRGASGETMSSLSVPGASHSVLMQMSPSVPGMWKDCVGSRIGGPPLQRESELDTSMRQGAWDNSWQTVRSGGIGADPSRTGDIFPLDDIRCLFEPLFILAEPGSIERGLSPFFGNSADSLKLSDDCTSTSFVQNSTSAVTGDNGPVSQHDSLDSDGLTSGHQKSIPSLHCCYGWTEDWRWMVCIWTDSRGELLDSCVYPFGGISSRQDTKGLQSLFVQILQQGCQILQACSPDAGVAKPRDLVITRIGCFFELECQEWQKALYSAGGSEVKKWSLQLRRSLPDGMPAGSNGNSLQQQEMSLMQERALPSSPSTLYSPHSKSSSFMKGGIAQPSSRKQLMGGHAVLDNSKGLLQWVQSISFVSVSIDHSLQLVLQADSSPGSSQGSATSGLSGYLEGYTPVKSLGSTSASYLLVPSPSMRFLPPSVLQLPTCLTADSPPLAHLLHSKGSAIPLSTGFVVSKAVPSMRRDARSLSKEEWPSVLSVSLIDYCGGNVVSQEKSGKGANKPVGRGVSSESKDIEVETHIILDTIAAELHALSWMTASPAYLERRSALPFHCDMVLRLRRLLHFADKERSRLPEKAPT
- the LOC125187334 gene encoding mediator of RNA polymerase II transcription subunit 13 isoform X2, with the protein product MWTNIFKIGGLHRISWFQFLPNEFDFSALPDKSVKVDPKDAAMSAVLSAHLQLQKEGFLSAWTNSFVGPWDPSQGLHNPDEKIKLWLFLPGQHSSINEKAQHAVAKLRVLASGFWVSPGDSEEVASAISQALRNRIERALRGFSYIRFGDVFSKYQPFTQNEELFRRGQPVAEFIFAATEETIFVHVIISAKHVRALSNGDIEPFLSSSSRHTNDQISVVVSPHGMRGKLTGCCPGDLVKQVFLSSGKFRDPNGTSGLPFKVARGSGLPTQQRGQNCFVEVTLGCQEKLVRDSANLHSNSSQPHGTESPASKICNQRWPLDKLPICEKKFVYPTEAVLVPVMQTSFARSSLKRFWLQNWAGPSLSASSLVMHCDDKVDSMDGSSLEPSGTRSYHGYRSSSNSNSSSYGSMSSSSSDSDRKVLGTRDLEADADSLMSRQSGLSSLGQMQNDVLQLGSKRPRSGTSESFGQAGMVLNPSMTDYGTMEANISINGAANENVGSQWGWDDDDRGMGMDIQALLSEFGDFGDFFENDALPLGEPPGTAESQVLMFPAPDGGELCSSPSTSVMDVPDRMLVSTGFPTFDNFNQLNAPDSVEDSVIKNQETTKSSAPSQVTCMLPSSNIEFDHVVKAEALMSFAPEYGGVEAPNSEISSVIFRSPYIPRSCKVDSASSSSHYVYSATPPSPCCNGSHEKSTLPSEKACTEKKELCSAFKSKKYYTHVERGKQQTGASHNSLSKSEVGGSSAQFFGLSQADVKPISAKASDSSQKGDNCLPSARTVLATETECLVCQVSMCRLRHTLLSSSNISSSSLSGLSCSSTQNLGHNDSSTMVDNMSCKSELKKKESIPVRIAGDVDGGMLDGSLTAPVGVWRSVGIPKVAKTGSSNMEVCPSIPHNSFMEESMLSYGLRQPLQELLDGIAFLVQQATSFVDVALDADCGDGPYGWLALQEQRRRGFSCGPSMVHAGCGGLLASSHSLDIAGMELVDPLSVDVQASLTIGLLQSDIKEALKSAFSNADGPLSVMDWCRGRNPSNESAMTYDGHSAESIASASECRDSSSTVTLSVGDPMSPSLTSAGGASGLKGDGTRGDDGGTSLMESDQQHCSRIRPTLSVVPFPSILVGYQDDWLKTSAGSLQLWEKAPLEPYATVKHMSYYVVCPNIDPLTTAATDFFLQLGTVYETCKLGTHAPQSLGNEMDIDSKKISPGFALLDCPQSMKIDTNNASMLGSISDYFLFLSNGWDLTSYLKTLSKVLKTLKFGSSVPVNSKEGNGGPCTVVYVVCPFPEPLAVLQTVVEASIAIGSVIRSSDKERRSMMHNQVAKALSYPASVDESFSNVLTLTGFSIPKIVLQIVTVDAIFRVTSPKLNELIILKEIAFTVYNKARRISRGASGETMSSLSVPGASHSVLMQMSPSVPGMWKDCVGSRIGGPPLQRESELDTSMRQGAWDNSWQTVRSGGIGADPSRTGDIFPLDDIRCLFEPLFILAEPGSIERGLSPFFGNSADSLKLSDDCTSTSFVQNSTSAVTGDNGPVSQHDSLDSDGLTSGHQKSIPSLHCCYGWTEDWRWMVCIWTDSRGELLDSCVYPFGGISSRQDTKGLQSLFVQILQQGCQILQACSPDAGVAKPRDLVITRIGCFFELECQEWQKALYSAGGSEVKKWSLQLRRSLPDGMPAGSNGNSLQQQEMSLMQERALPSSPSTLYSPHSKSSSFMKGGIAQPSSRKQLMGGHAVLDNSKGLLQWVQSISFVSVSIDHSLQLVLQADSSPGSSQGSATSGLSGYLEGYTPVKSLGSTSASYLLVPSPSMRFLPPSVLQLPTCLTADSPPLAHLLHSKGSAIPLSTGFVVSKAVPSMRRDARSLSKEEWPSVLSVSLIDYCGGNVVSQEKSGKGANKPVGRGVSSESKDIEVETHIILDTIAAELHALSWMTASPAYLERRSALPFHCDMVLRLRRLLHFADKERSRLPEKAPT